The following proteins are encoded in a genomic region of Arachis ipaensis cultivar K30076 chromosome B02, Araip1.1, whole genome shotgun sequence:
- the LOC107628480 gene encoding uncharacterized protein LOC107628480 encodes MDLLKQQRPRKLNLNAPLLSTKRYGFSSPSDNNSLCAGAGVPFSWEQAPGKPKHNDKNDYAEGGDTPRPRLPPPVADVSDDDDDDDDDEVYSDAMDVFSLSEALDIVQKKSEKARYNNNSNTNEGLLRLKIQESDGYQSPTYMINRFLPDATALAASSALHFPSNCDEKGCETCSYQECCLSSARSSGVRNDNYNDNAYSYSYSYSPKACYCGLEVLLPWRVKHKLCSMKNPVLLPPLKKKKAEEHNQRGGAKQKKHRRRSSSSTLTHLPCTNSKEDSI; translated from the coding sequence ATGGACTTGTTGAAACAACAACGCCCAAGAAAGCTGAACTTGAATGCACCACTTTTATCAACAAAGCGTTACGGTTTTTCTTCACCGTCAGATAATAATTCACTGTGTGCAGGTGCAGGAGTTCCATTTTCGTGGGAGCAAGCACCAGGAAAGCCAAAGCACAATGACAAGAATGATTACGCCGAAGGCGGCGACACCCCTCGGCCAAGACTTCCACCACCGGTCGCTGATGTTAGCGACGATGACGACGACGATGACGACGACGAGGTTTACTCAGATGCTATGGATGTTTTCTCTCTTTCAGAAGCTCTGGACATTGTTCAAAAGAAATCAGAGAAGGCGCGTTACAATAACAACAGTAACACTAACGAAGGATTGTTGCGATTAAAGATTCAAGAATCTGACGGTTACCAATCGCCGACTTACATGATCAACCGCTTCCTTCCCGATGCGACGGCGTTGGCCGCCTCCTCCGCATTGCATTTTCCGAGCAACTGCGACGAGAAAGGTTGCGAAACGTGCAGTTACCAAGAATGTTGTTTATCATCAGCAAGATCCTCCGGCGTGAGAAATGATAATTATAACGATaatgcttattcttattcttattcttactCTCCGAAAGCTTGTTATTGCGGCCTTGAGGTTCTGTTGCCGTGGCGCGTGAAGCATAAGCTTTGTTCCATGAAGAACCCTGTATTGTTGCCGCCTCTTAAGAAGAAGAAGGCGGAGGAGCATAATCAGCGCGGTGGCGCCAAGCAGAAGAAGCATCGGCGTCGTTCTTCGTCATCAACACTTACACACTTGCCTTGTACAAATTCTAAAGAGGATAGTATATGA
- the LOC107625791 gene encoding ethylene-overproduction protein 1-like: MQHKIFTKMRSMKMIDGCKGPPVRTYNPSVDADGGAGKLRHHIQETLRSQIPRKKSVRGYSPSSNLNLEAAAIVSDGTLLPYGLPATKLLEPKIEATLTPLDYVQTLADLHRRAENSAEFEKAEVFLEQSAVFRGLPEPKLFRRTLRSARQHAVDVHTKVVLSSWLRYERREDELIGISSMDCCGRNLECPKANLVAGYDPESVYDPCVCAKRNFNFSTGDEMAMEEAVNYDDNDSDDDDDCDLSFCIGDYDVRCRRNDMASLSRPFKTMLYGGFLESKREKINFTQNGFSVEAMKAAEVFSRTKRVSHFEPKVVLELLSLANRYCCEEMKAACDAHLASLVCDMEDAGLLIEYGLEETANLLVAACLQLFLRELPGSMQCSNFMKIFCSPEGRDRLAAARHASFVLYYFLSQIAMEEEMRSNTTVMLLERLVECAADGWQKQLAFHQLGVVMLERKEYKDAQHWFEAAVGAGHVYSLVGVARAKYKRGHTYSAYKLMNSLISDYKPVGWMYQERSLYCVGKEKMMDLMAATELDPTXXXXXXXXAIALLEDNMIGASISEINKVIGFKVSPDCLELRAWFLIAVENYEGALRDVRAILTLDPNYRMFYGNMPGNYLVELLSPLARHYSQADCWMQLYDRWSSVDDVGSLAVVHQMLENDPGRSLLHFRQSLLLLRLNCQKAAMRSLRLARNHSASDHERLVYEGWILYDTGHREEALAKAEESISIQRSFEAYFLKAYALADSNLDAESSNIVIKLLEEALRCPSDGLRKGQALNNLGSVYVDCDKLDLAADCYMNALNIKHTRAHQGLARVHHLKNDRKAAYDEMTKLIEKARNNASAFEKRSEYCDRDMAKSDLTMATELDPLRTYPYRYRAAVLMDDHKEDEAIAELSRAIDFKPDIQLLHLRAAFYDSMGDYVSTVRDCEAALCLDPSHGDTLELCNKARERITEDK, encoded by the exons ATGCAACATAAAATCTTCACCAAAATGCGAAGCATGAAGATGATTGACGGGTGCAAGGGACCACCGGTCCGCACCTACAACCCCTCCGTCGACGCCGACGGCGGAGCTGGAAAGCTCCGCCACCACATCCAAGAGACCTTGAGAAGCCAAATCCCCCGTAAAAAATCGGTGCGGGGATACTCGCCGTCTTCCAACCTTAACTTGGAAGCTGCCGCCATCGTCTCCGACGGTACACTCCTTCCTTACGGACTCCCTGCGACGAAGCTTCTAGAACCGAAGATCGAGGCGACTTTGACACCTCTCGATTACGTCCAAACCTTAGCTGACCTGCATCGAAGAGCCGAGAACTCTGCCGAATTTGAAAAGGCAGAGGTGTTTCTAGAACAATCCGCGGTGTTTCGCGGCCTACCGGAGCCGAAACTGTTCCGAAGAACGCTCCGGTCGGCACGGCAACACGCGGTGGACGTGCATACGAAGGTGGTGCTTTCCTCCTGGCTCCGCTACGAGCGCAGGGAGGATGAGCTAATCGGGATCTCATCAATGGATTGTTGCGGAAGAAACCTTGAATGCCCTAAGGCAAATTTGGTGGCAGGGTATGATCCTGAATCTGTTtatgatccatgcgtttgcgcaAAACGGAACTTCAATTTTAGTACTGGTGATGAAATGGCAATGGAAGAGGCGGTTAATTACGATGATAATGACAGCGATGACGATGACGACTGCGACTTGAGTTTTTGCATTGGGGATTATGATGTTAGGTGTAGGAGAAACGATATGGCCTCGCTTTCGCGGCCTTTTAAGACAATGTTATATGGAGGGTTCTTGGAATCTAAAAGGGAGAAGATTAATTTCACACAGAATGGGTTCTCAGTAGAGGCAATGAAGGCAGCAGAGGTGTTTAGTAGGACTAAGAGGGTTAGCCATTTTGAGCCTAAGGTTGTTCTTGAGTTGCTTTCTTTAGCGAACCGGTATTGTTGCGAGGAGATGAAGGCTGCGTGCGACGCGCATTTGGCGTCCTTGGTTTGTGACATGGAGGATGCTGGGTTGCTTATTGAGTATGGATTAGAGGAGACCGCGAACCTACTTGTGGCGGCTTGCTTGCAGTTGTTCTTGAGAGAGCTTCCTGGATCTATGCAGTGCTCAAATTTCATGAAGATATTTTGTAGTCCAGAGGGTAGGGATAGGCTGGCCGCCGCTaggcatgcttcttttgtgttgTATTATTTTTTGAGTCAAATTGCAATGGAGGAAGAGATGAGATCTAATACAACAGTAATGTTATTGGAAAGACTAGTAGAGTGTGCAGCAGATGGTTGGCAAAAACAGCTTGCATTTCATCAATTAGGTGTTGTCATGCTTGAAAGGAAAGAATACAAGGATGCACAACATTGGTTTGAGGCAGCAGTGGGGGCAGGGCATGTTTATTCTTTGGTGGGTGTTGCAAGGGCAAAGTATAAGCGCGGCCATACGTATTCGGCTTACAAGCTAATGAACTCGCTTATTTCGGATTATAAGCCGGTTGGTTGGATGTATCAGGAAAGATCTTTGTATTGTGTTGGAAAAGAGAAAATGATGGACTTGATGGCAGCAACTGAATTAGACCCAAC NNNNNNNNNNNNNNNNNNNNNNNNNGCCATTGCATTGCTTGAGGACAATATGATTGGAGCTTCTATTTCAGAAATCAATAAAGTAATTGGTTTCAAGGTTTCTCCAGATTGCCTTGAGTTGAGAGCTTGGTTCTTGATTGCTGTGGAGAATTATGAAGGAGCTCTTAGAGATGTTCGTGCCATTTTGACATTGGATCCCAATTATAGGATGTTTTATGGGAATATGCCTGGTAATTACTTGGTAGAACTACTTAGTCCTCTTGCTCGTCATTATAGCCAGGCTGATTGTTGGATGCAATTGTACGATCGATGGTCCTCTGTTGATGATGTTGGTTCTTTGGCTGTTGTACACCAAATGTTGGAAAATGATCCAGGGAGAAGTCTCTTGCACTTTCGTCAGTCTCTCCTCTTGCTACG GTTAAACTGTCAAAAGGCAGCCATGCGTAGCTTGCGACTAGCTAGAAACCATTCGGCCTCTGACCATGAAAGGCTTGTGTATGAAGGATGGATACTGTATGACACCGGTCATCGCGAAGAAGCACTAGCAAAGGCAGAGGAGTCCATTTCAATTCAGAGGTCATTTGAAGCTTACTTTCTCAAAGCCTACGCCTTAGCCGATTCAAATCTTGATGCAGAGTCTTCAAATATTGTGATCAAGCTCTTGGAAGAAGCACTTAGATGTCCTTCAGATGGCCTTCGAAAAGGACAA GCATTGAATAATCTAGGGAGTGTCTACGTAGACTGCGACAAGTTAGACCTGGCAGCGGATTGCTACATGAATGCGCTCAACATCAAGCATACGCGAGCGCATCAGGGATTAGCGCGTGTTCATCATCTTAAAAATGATCGCAAAGCTGCGTACGATGAGATGACAAAGCTAATAGAGAAGGCGAGAAATAATGCATCGGCTTTTGAGAAACGTTCAGAGTATTGTGACCGTGATATGGCAAAGAGTGATCTTACCATGGCAACAGAGTTGGATCCTCTACGCACTTATCCTTACAGATACAGAGCAGCGG TGTTAATGGATGATCATAAGGAGGACGAAGCAATAGCAGAGCTTTCAAGGGCCATTGATTTTAAGCCAGATATACAATTGTTACATCTCCGAGCAGCATTTTACGATTCAATGGGTGATTATGTTTCCACCGTCCGAGACTGCGAAGCAGCCCTTTGTCTGGATCCCAGCCACGGCGATACGCTCGAGCTTTGCAACAAAGCTCGAGAACGTATTACAGAAGACAAGTGA
- the LOC107627708 gene encoding prothymosin alpha-B-like has translation MCQRHGEYENDFYSQLDEIIQVEYTGLPLKRVVLFKCEWFDTTIGKGTKTKARGEIEIETAEDFAYQEDATNQSNNHISNDIDTIIDLLDTNSTRYEDDDDDDDDEILGDEDEDEDEDEDEDEDEDEARTMRTKIN, from the exons ATGTGTCAAAGGCACGGTGAATATGAAAATGATTTCTATAGCCAGCTTGATGAAATTATTCAAGTTGAGTATACTGGGTTACCACTAAAAAGAGTTGTACTATTTAAATGTGAATGGTTTGATACCACGATTGGCAAAGGAACAAAG ACTAAAGCAAGAGgtgagattgagattgaaacagcaGAAGATTTTGCATATCAAGAAGATGCCACAAATCAATCTAACAATCATATCTCAAATGATATTGACACTATTATTGATTTATTGGATACCAATAGTACAAgatatgaagatgatgatgatgatgatgatgatgagatacTTGGGGATGAGGACGAAGACGAGGATGAAGACgaagatgaggatgaagatgaagACGAGGCGAGAACAATGAGGACAAAGATCAATTGA